In the Campylobacter showae genome, one interval contains:
- the ribD gene encoding bifunctional diaminohydroxyphosphoribosylaminopyrimidine deaminase/5-amino-6-(5-phosphoribosylamino)uracil reductase RibD has protein sequence MINDEFYMSLAIKKAWEFQILTYPNPAVGCAVLDAGGRLLSVAAHKKAGFLHAEPSAVLLALCKKSEAFLSDFLREYHAALGVKFKNAAELENADLEPNFTYEYILQNHGDLLKGAKAYVTLEPCAHRGKTPPCAELLRRLKFAEVVIARGDENAVASGGAHILQSGGVAVKFDVLRQQADELIEPFLAWQRGNFSFFKLALSANGVAVGTAQSKIISNLASRTHSHRLRSAAELLVIGGATVRADRPRLDTRLIEGGKNPNVMIYSREREFDASIPLFGVAGRSVRVTSDINEAFAPRLTMFEGGENALKILDERVKWLLLYRSSELLEAPAARLNLKLKPLFHGELDGDVYGWYRIEQDLG, from the coding sequence ATGATAAACGACGAATTTTACATGTCTCTAGCCATAAAAAAGGCTTGGGAGTTTCAAATTTTAACCTACCCAAATCCAGCCGTCGGTTGCGCGGTTTTAGATGCCGGCGGCAGACTGCTCTCGGTCGCCGCGCATAAAAAGGCGGGCTTTTTACACGCCGAGCCAAGCGCGGTACTTTTGGCGCTCTGTAAAAAAAGCGAGGCGTTTTTGAGCGATTTTTTACGTGAGTATCATGCGGCCCTGGGTGTCAAATTTAAAAACGCCGCAGAGCTTGAAAATGCGGACTTGGAGCCAAATTTCACGTATGAATACATCCTGCAAAATCACGGCGATCTGCTAAAAGGCGCCAAGGCCTACGTGACGCTCGAGCCCTGCGCTCACCGCGGCAAAACTCCGCCTTGCGCCGAGCTTTTAAGGCGGCTAAAATTTGCCGAAGTCGTTATCGCTAGAGGCGACGAAAACGCCGTGGCTAGCGGCGGCGCGCATATTTTGCAAAGCGGCGGCGTAGCGGTCAAATTTGACGTACTAAGGCAGCAGGCGGACGAGCTAATAGAGCCGTTTCTAGCGTGGCAGAGGGGGAATTTTAGCTTTTTCAAGCTCGCTCTTAGCGCAAACGGCGTCGCAGTCGGCACCGCGCAGAGCAAAATCATCTCAAATTTGGCCAGCCGCACCCACTCTCACCGCCTTCGCAGCGCGGCCGAGCTGTTAGTTATCGGCGGCGCTACCGTCCGCGCCGACCGCCCGAGGCTTGATACCAGGCTGATAGAGGGCGGCAAAAATCCAAACGTGATGATCTACTCGCGCGAGCGAGAGTTTGACGCGTCTATACCTCTTTTTGGCGTAGCGGGTAGGAGCGTGCGCGTAACAAGCGATATAAATGAAGCTTTCGCGCCGCGCTTAACGATGTTTGAGGGCGGCGAAAACGCGCTAAAAATCCTAGATGAACGCGTAAAATGGCTGCTGCTCTACCGCTCGAGCGAGCTTTTGGAGGCGCCCGCGGCAAGGCTAAATTTAAAACTCAAACCGCTATTCCACGGCGAGCTTGACGGCGACGTTTACGGGTGGTATAGGATCGAGCAGGATTTGGGTTAG
- a CDS encoding acetyl-CoA carboxylase biotin carboxylase subunit: MEIKRILIANRGEIALRALRTIKEMGKEAVVVYSTADKDALYVKYADVAICIGKERSSDSYLNIPAIISAAEISEADAIFPGYGFLSENQNFVEICSHHKLKFIGPSVAAMALMSDKSKAKQMMQRAGVPVIPGSDGAVADTKAAKELAKKIGYPVILKAAAGGGGRGMRVVEREEDIEKAFWSAESEAMSAFGDGTMYMEKYILNPRHIEVQVIGDSHGNVLHIGERDCSMQRRHQKLIEESPAILLDDDIRARLHETAIRAAKAIDYEGAGTFEFLVDKDLNFYFIEMNTRLQVEHCVSEMVSGLDIIELMIKVAQGEALPPQESITLKGHAIECRITAEDPNTFTPSPGKITKYVCPGGRNVRMDSHIYQDYSIPPYYDSMIGKLIVWDTDRNRAIRKMKVALEQLVISGIKTTRDFHIAMMENKDFINNNYDTNYLSRR, encoded by the coding sequence ATGGAAATAAAAAGAATTTTAATCGCAAATCGCGGCGAAATAGCGCTGCGAGCCTTGCGAACGATAAAGGAAATGGGCAAAGAAGCAGTCGTGGTCTACTCCACGGCCGATAAAGACGCGCTCTACGTCAAATACGCCGACGTGGCGATCTGTATCGGCAAGGAGCGCTCAAGCGACAGCTACCTAAATATCCCGGCCATAATCAGCGCAGCCGAGATCAGCGAAGCCGACGCGATATTTCCGGGCTACGGATTTCTCAGCGAAAATCAAAATTTCGTCGAAATTTGCTCGCATCACAAGCTAAAATTTATCGGCCCTAGCGTAGCCGCGATGGCGCTCATGAGCGACAAAAGCAAAGCAAAGCAGATGATGCAGCGAGCGGGCGTACCGGTGATCCCGGGCTCTGACGGCGCCGTAGCAGATACTAAGGCGGCCAAAGAGCTAGCTAAAAAAATCGGCTATCCGGTCATCCTAAAAGCCGCAGCCGGCGGCGGCGGACGCGGTATGCGCGTGGTCGAGCGCGAAGAGGACATCGAAAAGGCGTTTTGGTCGGCCGAGAGCGAGGCGATGAGCGCGTTTGGCGACGGAACGATGTATATGGAAAAATACATCCTAAACCCGCGCCACATCGAGGTTCAGGTTATCGGTGATAGTCACGGCAACGTCCTGCACATCGGCGAGCGCGACTGCTCTATGCAGCGCCGCCACCAAAAGCTGATCGAGGAGAGCCCTGCTATCCTGCTAGACGACGACATTCGCGCTAGACTGCACGAAACGGCGATCCGCGCGGCAAAAGCGATCGACTACGAGGGAGCGGGAACGTTTGAGTTTTTGGTCGATAAGGATCTAAATTTCTACTTCATCGAGATGAATACGCGCCTGCAAGTCGAGCACTGCGTGAGCGAGATGGTTAGCGGCCTAGACATCATCGAACTGATGATAAAAGTAGCCCAGGGCGAGGCGCTACCGCCGCAAGAAAGCATCACGCTAAAAGGTCACGCCATCGAATGCCGCATCACGGCCGAGGATCCAAACACGTTTACGCCAAGTCCCGGCAAGATAACCAAATACGTCTGCCCGGGCGGCCGAAACGTGCGCATGGATAGCCATATCTATCAGGACTACTCGATCCCGCCGTATTACGACAGTATGATCGGCAAACTCATCGTCTGGGACACCGACCGCAACCGCGCGATACGCAAGATGAAAGTCGCGCTAGAACAGCTCGTCATAAGCGGCATCAAAACCACGCGCGACTTCCACATCGCGATGATGGAGAACAAGGACTTCATCAACAACAACTACGATACTAACTACCTCTCTCGCCGCTAA
- the sppA gene encoding signal peptide peptidase SppA — protein MGFLRFIFAPIAAIFRFINTYFKAMLFLLIVFLIFFSGKGESVNPPNLTQINLSGAIMDAGEALEKIEAARKDGNIKGVLLYIDSPGGALAPSVELHLAVKNLRAAKPVVAYAGGSMTSGSYYAGAGADRILANPGAFIGSIGVIMQGADASELAAKIGVSQQVVKAGEYKEAGTFLRPWSKIEREQLQELVNASYEMFVSDVAADRNLDANKSKEWANARVFLARDAAKLGLIDGVSDYYSARAELEKLSGVAEPVWAKPSVYEKAMQKFINQGANSLISAFFEAKAR, from the coding sequence ATGGGATTTTTAAGATTTATTTTTGCACCGATTGCGGCGATTTTTAGGTTCATAAACACCTATTTTAAGGCGATGCTCTTTTTGCTCATCGTCTTTTTGATATTTTTTAGCGGCAAAGGCGAGAGCGTAAATCCGCCCAACCTAACCCAGATCAACCTATCGGGCGCAATCATGGACGCCGGCGAGGCGCTAGAAAAGATCGAGGCAGCGCGCAAGGACGGCAACATCAAGGGCGTGCTGCTTTATATCGATAGCCCGGGCGGCGCGCTGGCCCCTAGCGTCGAGCTGCACCTCGCGGTCAAAAATCTACGCGCCGCAAAGCCCGTGGTCGCGTATGCGGGCGGGTCGATGACGAGCGGCAGCTACTACGCGGGCGCTGGCGCGGACAGGATTTTGGCAAATCCGGGCGCATTTATCGGGTCGATCGGCGTGATAATGCAAGGCGCCGACGCCAGCGAGCTAGCGGCTAAAATCGGCGTCTCGCAGCAAGTCGTAAAAGCGGGCGAGTATAAAGAGGCGGGGACGTTTCTGCGCCCGTGGAGCAAGATCGAGCGCGAGCAGCTACAAGAGCTCGTAAACGCCAGCTACGAGATGTTCGTAAGCGACGTGGCGGCGGATAGAAATCTAGACGCAAACAAAAGCAAAGAGTGGGCAAACGCGCGGGTATTTCTCGCTCGCGATGCCGCAAAACTCGGGCTTATAGACGGCGTGAGCGATTATTATTCCGCGCGCGCCGAGCTAGAAAAGCTAAGCGGCGTGGCCGAGCCCGTCTGGGCAAAACCGTCCGTCTACGAAAAAGCGATGCAAAAATTTATAAATCAAGGCGCAAACTCGCTAATCTCGGCGTTTTTTGAGGCTAAGGCGAGGTAA
- the accB gene encoding acetyl-CoA carboxylase biotin carboxyl carrier protein, whose protein sequence is MKKEDIKELIEFFNEMDMNRIKVKSGDFEVELEKFADCCELPKPVVQAPAPTPTPVNVVVSSEVKAPANSPKDSIKSPMVGTFYTAPSPGAAPFVKVGQRVRKGDVVGIIEAMKIMNEIEAEFDCQITELLVSDGQPVEFGLPLFGVEKI, encoded by the coding sequence ATGAAAAAAGAAGACATAAAAGAGCTGATCGAGTTTTTTAACGAGATGGACATGAACCGCATAAAAGTAAAAAGCGGGGATTTTGAGGTCGAGCTTGAAAAATTCGCCGACTGCTGCGAGCTGCCAAAGCCCGTCGTCCAAGCTCCCGCCCCGACTCCGACTCCGGTAAACGTCGTGGTAAGCTCAGAGGTCAAAGCTCCTGCTAATTCTCCAAAAGACAGCATAAAATCGCCTATGGTCGGTACTTTCTACACAGCTCCGAGCCCGGGCGCGGCGCCATTCGTAAAAGTCGGTCAGCGCGTGCGAAAAGGCGACGTCGTGGGCATCATAGAAGCTATGAAGATAATGAACGAGATCGAGGCCGAATTTGACTGTCAGATCACCGAGCTGCTCGTTTCCGACGGCCAGCCGGTCGAGTTTGGATTGCCGCTATTTGGCGTGGAGAAAATTTGA
- the aroQ gene encoding type II 3-dehydroquinate dehydratase has product METKSKLMVIQGPNINMLGTRETDIYGSMKMEDIHGQMKLFAEQNGIEIEFFQSNFEGELVDKIQECFGEFDGIIINPAAYTHTSIAIRDAIAAVGLPVIEVHISNIHRREEFRQKSLIAPVTAGQIVGFGPVGYHLAMIAMLQIFEQIKALKAAREKAE; this is encoded by the coding sequence ATGGAAACAAAATCTAAACTAATGGTCATCCAAGGCCCGAATATCAACATGCTTGGCACGCGTGAGACCGATATCTACGGCTCGATGAAGATGGAGGATATCCACGGGCAGATGAAGCTTTTTGCGGAGCAAAACGGCATCGAGATCGAGTTTTTTCAGAGCAATTTCGAGGGCGAACTAGTGGATAAAATCCAAGAGTGCTTCGGCGAATTTGACGGCATCATCATAAACCCAGCCGCCTACACGCACACATCTATCGCGATCCGCGACGCTATCGCAGCCGTCGGACTTCCGGTTATCGAGGTGCATATCAGCAACATCCACCGCCGCGAAGAATTCCGCCAAAAAAGCCTCATAGCGCCGGTGACTGCGGGACAAATCGTAGGCTTTGGGCCTGTGGGCTACCACCTAGCTATGATCGCGATGCTGCAAATTTTCGAGCAGATAAAAGCGCTAAAAGCCGCGAGAGAAAAAGCGGAATAA
- a CDS encoding molybdate ABC transporter permease subunit, whose translation MQELAWLVHPLLLSAKTLAVTFVLLLFLGLGAAYFLAFYRGKFKAILEAAVMFPLIFPPIATGFLLLYVLGRNGVIGKALNLQIVFSFSALVIASFLAGLPLFVKPIQSALESLPKSLIEAGQSLGKNRFEIAVFILIPNVFKSVVSALVLALARGLGEVGITLMLGGNIVGKTDTVSLAIYNAVYDGENGRALVLSVILVVLSLVLFGFINFLERAKK comes from the coding sequence TTGCAGGAACTTGCCTGGCTCGTTCACCCGCTACTTTTAAGCGCCAAAACACTTGCCGTAACCTTTGTGCTGCTTCTATTTTTGGGGCTTGGTGCGGCTTATTTTTTGGCGTTTTACCGCGGCAAATTTAAGGCCATCTTAGAAGCAGCCGTGATGTTTCCGCTCATTTTTCCACCGATTGCTACGGGATTTTTGCTACTTTACGTCTTGGGACGAAACGGCGTGATCGGCAAGGCGCTAAATTTACAGATCGTTTTTAGCTTTTCAGCCCTCGTTATCGCTTCGTTTTTGGCGGGCTTGCCGCTGTTTGTAAAGCCCATTCAAAGCGCGCTTGAAAGCCTGCCCAAAAGCCTAATCGAAGCGGGTCAAAGCCTAGGCAAAAATCGCTTTGAGATCGCCGTTTTTATCCTCATTCCAAACGTATTTAAAAGCGTCGTTTCGGCGCTCGTTTTAGCCCTGGCTCGCGGCCTTGGCGAGGTTGGTATCACGCTGATGCTGGGCGGCAACATCGTAGGCAAAACCGACACCGTTTCGCTAGCGATATATAATGCGGTTTACGACGGCGAAAACGGCCGCGCGCTTGTTTTGAGCGTGATTTTAGTCGTGCTTAGCTTGGTGCTTTTCGGATTTATAAATTTTCTCGAGCGAGCTAAAAAATAG
- a CDS encoding energy-coupling factor ABC transporter ATP-binding protein, giving the protein MSCTISLKNVCAKIGERTLFENLNLNATHKDKIALIGPNGCGKSTLLEIMAGLKAPSLGYIELFHHKISNLEEYKPFRRDVGYLFQESNDCFICPSVLDDVMFSLLSRGEDKGPAEAKAEKILRELEIWHLKDEIVFNLSGGEKKLVALAGILVAEPKILLLDEPTTALDADMQRRIAVILKSLDVTQIIVSHDKEFISDVASVMYRLTKNGLESI; this is encoded by the coding sequence ATGAGCTGCACGATAAGCCTAAAAAACGTCTGCGCCAAAATAGGCGAAAGAACGCTTTTTGAAAATCTAAATTTAAACGCGACGCACAAGGATAAAATCGCTCTCATAGGCCCAAACGGCTGCGGTAAAAGCACCTTGCTCGAGATAATGGCCGGACTTAAAGCGCCCTCTTTGGGCTATATAGAGCTTTTTCATCATAAAATTTCAAATCTCGAGGAGTATAAGCCGTTTCGCCGCGACGTGGGCTATCTTTTTCAAGAAAGCAACGATTGTTTCATCTGCCCGAGCGTACTTGATGACGTGATGTTTTCGCTACTTAGCCGCGGCGAGGACAAAGGGCCGGCCGAGGCAAAAGCCGAGAAAATTTTACGCGAGCTTGAAATTTGGCACCTAAAAGACGAGATCGTTTTTAATCTCTCCGGAGGCGAGAAAAAGCTCGTCGCGCTAGCCGGGATACTAGTGGCCGAGCCTAAAATTTTACTACTTGACGAGCCTACGACCGCGCTTGATGCGGATATGCAAAGAAGGATAGCCGTTATCTTAAAATCCCTCGACGTCACGCAGATAATCGTCTCTCACGACAAGGAATTTATAAGCGACGTAGCGAGCGTAATGTACCGCCTAACCAAAAACGGACTAGAGTCAATATAA
- a CDS encoding metal-dependent hydrolase has protein sequence MIIVKPKFTMPCDENFTVLENAAVAFDERIQAVGEAEQLRKRYPNTQFFEYPDAVLAPAFINPHVHLEFSANKTSLVYGDFLEWLSSVIASRGALSQAANEDVIASAIKTMQRSGVASFGAVSSFGGDLDACANCGSRVVFFNEILGTNEAALEQNLANFTARFEESQKRKSPLFTPAVSVHSPYSTHPDLAAAALNLARERKLVVSTHFMESEHEKSWLEGGSGGFKEWLGKFNPAARPLYTPSSFVAMFAGVRTLFTHCVWADDLSGFDPELHSLTHCAVSNRLLSKHTLNLRAALDAGASINIGTDGLSSNMSLNFLDELRANLLIHAEFDPLDLAKILLLASTKNAAKALNLDTGEIKTGKLADLALYGGFADADAAQLPLMLILHARGCERLFVGGAEVNLE, from the coding sequence ATGATCATCGTTAAACCGAAATTTACAATGCCGTGCGACGAAAATTTTACCGTTTTAGAGAACGCGGCAGTCGCCTTTGATGAGCGTATCCAGGCCGTTGGCGAGGCTGAGCAGCTGCGCAAAAGATACCCTAACACGCAGTTTTTCGAGTATCCTGACGCCGTTTTGGCGCCAGCTTTTATCAACCCGCACGTGCACCTGGAGTTTAGCGCGAACAAAACCAGCCTCGTTTACGGCGACTTTTTAGAGTGGCTAAGCTCGGTTATCGCCTCTCGCGGCGCACTCTCGCAGGCGGCAAACGAGGACGTCATCGCCTCTGCGATAAAAACCATGCAGCGTAGCGGCGTGGCGAGCTTCGGAGCGGTGTCGAGCTTTGGCGGGGATTTGGACGCGTGCGCGAACTGCGGCAGCAGGGTCGTGTTTTTTAACGAAATTTTGGGCACGAATGAAGCTGCATTAGAGCAAAATTTGGCAAATTTCACCGCCCGTTTTGAAGAGTCGCAAAAGCGCAAAAGCCCGCTTTTTACGCCTGCGGTTTCGGTGCACTCGCCCTACTCCACGCACCCTGATTTAGCCGCCGCAGCGCTAAATTTAGCCCGCGAGCGGAAGCTGGTCGTCTCGACGCATTTTATGGAGAGCGAGCATGAAAAAAGCTGGCTAGAGGGCGGCTCTGGCGGCTTTAAAGAGTGGCTGGGCAAATTTAACCCCGCGGCGCGTCCGCTTTATACGCCAAGCTCGTTTGTAGCGATGTTTGCTGGCGTTCGTACGCTCTTTACGCACTGCGTTTGGGCGGATGATCTTTCGGGCTTTGACCCGGAGCTTCACAGCCTCACGCACTGCGCGGTTTCAAACAGGCTGCTTAGCAAACACACGCTAAATTTACGCGCCGCTCTAGATGCCGGAGCGAGTATAAACATCGGCACGGACGGGCTTAGCTCAAATATGAGCCTAAATTTCCTTGACGAGCTGCGGGCGAATTTGCTCATTCACGCCGAATTTGATCCGCTAGATCTTGCTAAAATCTTGCTTCTAGCATCGACAAAAAACGCGGCAAAGGCGCTAAATTTAGACACAGGCGAGATAAAAACGGGCAAGCTAGCCGATCTCGCGCTCTACGGCGGTTTTGCAGACGCCGACGCTGCGCAGCTGCCTCTTATGCTCATCTTGCACGCAAGGGGTTGCGAGCGGCTATTTGTCGGCGGCGCGGAGGTAAATTTAGAGTAA
- the cbiM gene encoding cobalt transporter CbiM: MHISEGVLKPEIVVPCSAICVVWASSLLYKLKTGEIPKVAAVSAMFFTASFIHMPIGVTSIHLVLSGLAGAFLGANAVLAIFIALFFQALLFGYGGLSALGVNLLIIASPALLSPYLLKLSFKRYRSFFWFLVGFLPILCSSALLSLTLVLNGKEFAPVAALVFTSNLALMALEGIISLFALSFIYRVKKDLLIC, translated from the coding sequence ATGCACATTAGCGAAGGCGTTTTAAAACCCGAGATCGTCGTGCCTTGCTCGGCTATTTGCGTAGTTTGGGCGTCTAGTTTGCTTTACAAGCTAAAAACCGGTGAGATACCCAAAGTAGCGGCCGTCAGCGCGATGTTTTTTACGGCGTCTTTTATCCATATGCCTATCGGCGTTACGTCGATACATCTCGTGTTAAGCGGCCTTGCGGGAGCGTTTTTGGGCGCAAACGCGGTTTTGGCTATTTTCATCGCGCTGTTTTTTCAGGCCTTGCTTTTTGGTTACGGCGGCCTGAGCGCCCTTGGCGTAAATTTGCTGATCATCGCCTCTCCCGCGCTTCTTAGCCCCTATCTTTTAAAGCTGTCTTTTAAGCGATACAGGTCGTTTTTCTGGTTTCTAGTCGGGTTTTTGCCTATACTTTGTTCCTCGGCTTTGCTATCCTTGACGCTCGTTTTAAACGGTAAAGAATTCGCCCCCGTAGCCGCGCTCGTTTTTACTTCAAATTTAGCCCTTATGGCGCTTGAGGGGATCATCTCGCTTTTTGCGCTTTCTTTTATTTACAGGGTTAAAAAGGATCTTTTGATTTGCTAA
- the thiF gene encoding sulfur carrier protein ThiS adenylyltransferase ThiF, which produces MKEITLNGAKFQVAANTMDELKNEALSDKNGEMYKFLAEFNASEPDIFILDGFATKENLEIKDGSNVVFIRRGAMPGREVLKAMIASRNSPELNAALASGCVGVAGLGGLGSNIALSLARTGVAKLVLADFDVVEPSNLNRQQYFVRHIGMKKTDALKELIAEVNPFVEVVTHDVTLTATNVAEIFAPCSIICEAFDNVAGKAMMVNEAGASLRDKKIVGASGMAGHFSSNLIKTVKFARNVYLCGDLQNAAGVGQGLMAARVAICANHEANLAIRLLMGLEEV; this is translated from the coding sequence ATGAAAGAGATAACGCTAAACGGAGCGAAATTCCAGGTCGCAGCAAATACGATGGATGAGCTAAAAAACGAGGCTCTTAGCGATAAAAACGGCGAGATGTATAAATTTCTAGCCGAATTTAACGCGAGCGAGCCTGATATCTTTATCCTCGACGGCTTTGCGACGAAGGAAAATTTGGAGATAAAAGACGGCTCAAACGTCGTATTCATTAGGCGCGGCGCGATGCCTGGACGCGAAGTGCTAAAAGCTATGATCGCCTCCAGAAACAGCCCCGAGCTAAATGCGGCGCTAGCTAGCGGCTGCGTGGGAGTGGCAGGACTTGGCGGTCTTGGCTCAAATATCGCGCTAAGCCTAGCGCGCACGGGAGTCGCCAAGCTCGTGCTGGCCGACTTTGACGTCGTGGAGCCTAGCAACCTAAACCGTCAGCAGTACTTCGTCCGCCACATCGGCATGAAAAAGACGGACGCGCTAAAAGAGCTCATCGCCGAGGTAAATCCATTCGTCGAGGTCGTGACGCACGACGTGACGCTAACTGCTACCAACGTCGCCGAGATTTTCGCGCCGTGCAGCATTATCTGCGAGGCCTTTGACAACGTCGCGGGCAAGGCGATGATGGTGAACGAGGCGGGCGCGAGCCTGCGGGACAAAAAGATCGTCGGCGCGTCGGGCATGGCGGGGCACTTTAGCTCAAACCTCATAAAAACGGTCAAATTTGCCAGAAACGTCTATCTGTGTGGCGATCTGCAAAATGCTGCGGGCGTAGGGCAGGGGCTCATGGCCGCGCGCGTGGCGATCTGCGCAAATCACGAGGCAAACCTTGCTATTAGGCTTTTGATGGGGCTTGAGGAGGTTTAA
- the modA gene encoding molybdate ABC transporter substrate-binding protein, with translation MKKLLLISIAAAVAFGGENLLVGAGGGYKKPVTEVIENLKKDGVQIEGAFANLGQITIQAKEGKMAAIVGDEAFLKKTDLDIKGYERIGKGALVLVTPKGKQIKDVSELKNLAKIAMPDAKKAIYGVRTTEFLKNSGLEADLAPKMLPVAGVPQVVAYVANGEVDAGFINSTEAVAREGEFGSVIYIDEALYSPVFISAAKLAVCEGNEACAKFIDEIKTPRSKEIFAKFGLK, from the coding sequence ATGAAAAAATTACTACTTATTTCTATCGCGGCCGCGGTTGCCTTTGGTGGCGAAAATTTGCTCGTGGGTGCCGGCGGCGGATACAAAAAACCGGTCACTGAAGTGATAGAAAATCTCAAAAAAGACGGCGTGCAGATCGAAGGCGCATTTGCAAATTTAGGCCAAATCACCATCCAAGCAAAAGAGGGCAAGATGGCTGCGATCGTGGGTGACGAGGCGTTTTTAAAGAAAACGGATCTGGATATAAAGGGCTACGAGCGCATCGGCAAGGGCGCTTTGGTGCTAGTCACGCCAAAAGGCAAGCAGATAAAAGATGTCTCTGAGCTAAAAAATCTCGCCAAAATAGCGATGCCCGATGCCAAAAAAGCGATATACGGCGTGAGGACGACGGAGTTTTTGAAAAACTCGGGACTAGAGGCTGATCTAGCGCCTAAGATGCTACCGGTTGCAGGCGTACCGCAAGTAGTCGCCTATGTCGCGAACGGCGAAGTGGACGCGGGCTTTATCAACTCGACCGAAGCAGTGGCTAGAGAGGGCGAGTTTGGCAGCGTGATCTATATCGACGAGGCGCTTTATAGCCCGGTTTTCATCTCGGCGGCAAAGCTTGCTGTATGCGAGGGTAACGAGGCGTGCGCTAAATTTATAGACGAGATAAAAACTCCTCGCTCGAAGGAAATTTTCGCTAAATTCGGGCTAAAATAA
- a CDS encoding cobalt ABC transporter permease — MNLSVLLVCFTFFSFRVSLSSGTDAIFIAPVIFLAILNFKNLFEILKSVLKLNIFIILVVLSLVLYEEYALAKLIFIRSNLIILFGRLAFYRSDYFSIALAVSSLNLGDKLTAIFYFSAKFTADLKTIFIRLKKTLKVRGFEPKASLFTYKIYANLVAMLFLEAFYKASVLEKTFVCRGFEGKLYGDKSLKIGAKDAVIIALTACCYIFSLGVLI, encoded by the coding sequence ATGAACCTATCCGTTTTGCTCGTTTGCTTTACTTTTTTTAGTTTTAGAGTCTCGCTTTCAAGCGGCACGGACGCTATTTTTATCGCACCCGTGATCTTTTTAGCGATTTTAAATTTTAAAAATCTTTTTGAAATTTTAAAATCCGTTTTAAAACTAAATATTTTTATAATCTTAGTCGTTTTAAGCCTCGTTCTTTACGAAGAATACGCGCTTGCAAAGCTGATATTTATAAGGTCGAATTTGATCATACTTTTTGGGCGGCTGGCCTTTTATAGGAGCGATTATTTCAGTATCGCGCTTGCCGTTTCGTCGCTAAATTTGGGCGATAAGCTAACGGCGATTTTTTATTTTAGCGCTAAATTTACGGCCGATCTTAAAACGATATTTATAAGGCTAAAAAAGACTCTAAAAGTTCGTGGATTTGAGCCTAAGGCCTCGCTTTTTACCTATAAAATTTACGCAAATTTGGTCGCTATGCTTTTTTTAGAGGCGTTTTATAAGGCCAGCGTCCTTGAAAAAACCTTTGTTTGTAGGGGATTTGAGGGCAAACTTTACGGAGATAAAAGCCTCAAAATAGGCGCGAAAGACGCCGTTATAATCGCTTTGACGGCGTGTTGTTACATTTTTAGTTTAGGAGTCCTGATATGA